Below is a genomic region from Streptomyces sp. RPA4-2.
GGACACCGCGTTCGTGACCCCGCACGATCCGTTGCGGGTCGTGTGCACGGGCGACTGGGTCGCCGTCGAACCCGGGGGCCACCCGCGCTACGTACGCACGTATCTGCCGCGCCGTACCGCCTTCGTGCGCTCCACCTCCTCCAAACGCTCCGAGGGACAGATCCTCGCGGCCAACGTCGACTACGTCGTCGTCGCCGTGTCGCTCGCCGTGGAACTCGAACTCGGCCGCATCGAACGCTTCCTCGCACTGGCCTGGGAATCCGGCGCGCAACCCGTCGTCGTCCTCACCAAGGCCGACCTGGTGCCGGACCCCGTCACCCTCGGTCACCTCGTACAGGACGTGGAGACCACCGCGCCGGGGGTCGCCGTACTTCCGGTGAGCGCCAGCAAGGGCGAGGGGCTCGACGTGCTGGCGGCCGTCCTCTCCGGCGGCACGACCGTGCTCCTCGGACAGTCCGGCGCGGGCAAGTCGACCCTCGCCAACGCCCTGATCGGCGAGTACGTGATGGATGTCCAGGCCGCGCGGGACGTGGACGGCAAGGGCCGCCACACCACCACGACCCGCAACCTTCTCGCCCTCCCCGGCGGCGGCGTCCTCATCGACACACCCGGTCTGCGCGGCGTCGGCCTCTGGGACGCCGAGTCCGGGGTCGGGCAGGTCTTCTCGGAGATCGAGGAACTCGCCGGGGGCTGTCGTTTCCACGACTGCGCGCACGTCGCCGAGCCCGGCTGCGCCGTGCTCACCGCCGTCGAGTCCGGCGCCCTGCCCGAGCGACGCCTCGACAGTTACCGCAAGCTCCTGCGTGAGAACCAGCGCATCGTCGCGAAGACCGACGCGCGGTTGCGGGCGGAGATCCGGCGGGACTGGAAGCGGAGGGGTGCGGAGGGGAAGGCGGCCATGGAGGCCAAACGGGGCCGTTGACACTGGGTCTGGGCAGGGGGGTGGGGTTCGGGTGCCGCCGTCCGTGACTGGGGGCTCCGCCCCCGGACCCCCGCCAGGGGCGCTGCGCCCCTGGACCCCCGCCCTCGCCCGAAGGGCTCGTCCTCAAACGCCGGACGGGCTGACATACCCAGCCCGTCCGGCGTTTGAGGACGAGGCCGTTCAGGCCGAAGCGGGGGTCTGGGGGCGGCAGCCCCCAGGAACGGGAACGAGCCTCACGTCCGATTCCCGCCAGCCCCGGCGGCAGCCACCCCGCACACTGGGACACGTGATCGACGAAGAGACCAGGTACGAGGCCGTGCGGAGCAGAGACGCCCGGTTCGACGGGGAGTTCTTCTTCGCGGTGGAGACGACGGGGATCTACTGCCGGCCGAGCTGCCCGGCGGTGACCCCGAGGCGGCGGAACGTGCGCTACTACACGACCGCGGCGGCCGCCCAGGGCTCGGGATTCCGGGCCTGCCGCAGATGCCGCCCGGACGCCGTGCCGGGCTCCGCGGAGTGGAACGTGCGGGCCGATGTCGTGGGTCGCGCCATGCGGTTGATCGGTGACGGTGTGGTGGACCGCGAAGGCGTCGGCGGTCTCGCCGCACGTCTCGGGTACAGCACCCGCCAGGTGCAGCGGCAGCTCACCGCCGAGGTCGGCGCGGGCCCCGTCGCGCTGGCCCGTGCCCAGCGGGCCCACACCGCCAGGGTCCTGTTGCAGACCACCGGACTGCCGGTCACGGAGATCGCGTTCGCGGCCGGGTTCGCCAGCGTGCGGCAGTTCAACGACACCATCCGCGCGGTGTACGCCTCGACGCCCAGCGCACTGCGCGCCGCGGCCTCGCGCGGCGCGCCCGGCACCAGGCGCGCGGACACCCCGGCCGCCGGGATCCCACTGCGCCTCGCCCACCGGGGGCCGTACCGGTCGACGGCCGTCTTCGACCTCCTCGCCCGTGAGACGGTCGCGGGCGTGGAGGACATGAGCGGCGTCCGCGGTCGCCGTACCTACCGGCGCACCCTCCGCCTTCCGTACGGCAGCGGAGTCGTCGCGGTGAACGAGCGCGCGGACAGGCCGGCGTCCCGGCCGGGCGGCTGGCTCGACACCCGGCTTCACCTCACGGACCTGCGTGATCTGACCACCGCCGTCCAGCGGTTGCGGCGGCTGTTCGATCTCGACGCCGATCCGTACGCGGTGGACGAGCGGCTGGGAGCCGATCCGCTGCTGGCGCCGTCGGTCGCCGCGCGACCCGGTCTGCGGTCGCCGGGTGCCGTGGATCCGGACGAACTGGCCGTGCGCGCGCTGGTGGGGCGGGCCGCCGCGGAGCGGCTGGTGCGCCGGTACGGGAAGACACTGGACGCCCCGCACGGGACGCTCACCCATGTGTTCCCGGAGCCGGCCGTCCTCGCGGAGGCCGAGCCGGACGGCCCCCTCGGTACGCTCACCGCCGCCCTCGCCGACGGCACACTGCGGCTCGACGCGGGTGCCGATCGCGACGCGGCGGAGGCGGCCATGCTCGCGCTGCCGGGTATGGACGCGCACACGGTCGCCGTCGTCCGGACCCGCGCCCTCGGTGACCCCGACGTGGCACCACCCGGCGAGGACGTCCCGGAGGCGTGGCGACCGTGGCGTTCGTACGGGGTGCGACACCTCAGGGCGGAGCAGGAGGACGCGGCGGCGGCACGGGGCGAAGGGCGCTGGGAAGTCAGTCGACCAGGCCCCAGCTGTGGATGCGCCGCGGATGGACGCGGATCAGTTCCTCGCTGAAGTGGGGGCCCAAGTCGTGCGGACCGGTGAGCAGTTCGGCCTCGCCGCGGATGTCGATGCCGCGTACCTTCCACGGCCGGAGACTGACGACGTCGTCGACGACGAGGGCGACCTTCGGGTTCTTCCGCAGATTGCGCCACTTCTTGGTGGTGCCCATGGCGTGGCCGCCGATCAGGATCGTCCCGTCGTCCCGGGGGAAGAACCCCACGGGGTTCGCCTGCGGCTGGCCGTGGGCGTCGACGGTGGCCAGCCGTCCCAGCCGCTGCGATTTCAGATACGCGCGCTCGGCCTCGCTGAATTCGGTCATGGCAGCAGCCAAACACGTCGGCGCCGGGCACGCATCGGGCCGAGGACCCGGAGCCTGGAGGGGAGCGGGAGCGGGTGCCACGGGTCAATGCGCTTGAACCGGAGTGCGGCTGACGGTGTGACATACCGTTGGGGGCGCCGGTGACCGGGGAAGCCATGCCGCATGACCCGCGTGATCATGGTCCGGCACCTTGTCGCCGCCCTGGCAACCGTCCTGACGCTCGCCACACCGTGCGCGAGAGCCGACACGGGCCCCGGCCCCGCCCCAGGAGGTGACCCCGCCGTACGGCGCTGGACGGGCACCTGGGAGGCCGCCCCTCCGGCACCGCCCCGGCCCGGCCCGGCGCCTCGATCCGCAACGTCGTGCACACGAGTGTCGGCGGCGAGGCGGTCCGCGTCCGGCTCTCCAACCGGTTGGGCACCGAGCCCCTGCTGCTCGGGGCCGTCACCGTCGCGTTGCAGGAGCCGGGGGAGCCCGCGGGACCGGACGCCGTCCCGGGATCGATGCGGACGGTGACCTTCGCCGGTGCCGGGTCGGTGGTCGTCCCGCCGGGCACGGACCTGGTCGGCGACCCCGTCCGCCTGCGGATCCCCGCCGACGCCAACCTCCTGATCTCCGTCCACACCCCGGCCGACTCCGGCCCGGCGACGTACCACCGCTCGGCTCACCAGACCAACTTCCTCGCCCGCGAGGGTGATCGGACCACGGACGAGCGCGGTACCCGGTACACCGTCGGCCTCGACAACTGGTTCTACGTGACCGGTGTCGACGTCCTGGGCGCCCCCGCCGCGGGGAGCGTGGTCACACTCGGGGACTCCATCACCGACGGGACCGGTTCGACCCCCGACACCAACCACCGCTGGCCCGACCGGCTCGCCGCCCGGCTGCGCGACCTCCCCCCGTACCGCCGGCTCGGTGTCCTCAACGCGGGGATCTCCGGAAACCGGCTGCTGCTCGCGGGCAGCGGTCCCAGCGCCCTGGACCGGCTCGACGCCGACGTGTTCTCCCGCACCGGGGTGCGCGCGGTGATCGTGATGGAGGGCGTCAACGACATCAAGGGCACGCCGGAGCAGCGGGACCCCCGTGCCCTGGAAGGCGCCTACCGCCGGATCGTGACGCGCGCGCACGCCCTCGGGCTCCGGGTCGTCGGCGCCACGATCACGCCGTACGGCGGCCATCCGGCGTGGACCGAGGCGCGCGAGGCCGTCCGGCAGGAGGTCAACGCCTTCCTCCGCGAGGGCGGCCTCTTCGACGCGGTGGCCGACTTCGACGCCGCCGTCCGCGACCCGGCCGACCCGTACCGCATCCGCCCCGCCTACGATCCCGGCGACCACCTCCACTTCAACGACGCGGGTATGCGGGCGATGGCCGACACGGTCGATCTGGGAACGCTCGTTCCCGACAGGTCCTGAGGGAGGGCGGCCGCGGTCCCCGCCCGGGAGCGTCAGCCCCAGACCACCGCGCCCAGCCACGCACCCGCGATCAGCAGACACGCGAACAGCTCCGTCAGTACGCTCCAGCCGCCGGACCGCATCAGGGTCCGCACGGTCGAGCAGGCCCGCTCGTGCCCGCCCACGCCCAGCCGCTCATGGAGATAGATCCCGCCGACGAAGCCCGGCACCGCGCCGATCACCGGCAGCAGACAGAAGCCGAGCAGCGCCCCGGTCCCCGCGTACAGCCCCGTACGCGGGGTGGCGCCGCCCTCACGGAGCCGCCGGGGAGGCAGCGCCCAGCGGATCGCCTGGGCCAGCAGCAGGACCAGGGTCGCGCCCACGAGCACGCCCCAGGCCAGTACCTGCGGGGCGCTCAGCGCCCACCACAGGACCGCGGCCCAGAC
It encodes:
- the rsgA gene encoding ribosome small subunit-dependent GTPase A → MTSSVFPAAHPLQPYGWDDAWADEFAPYDAEGLLAGRVVRVDRGQCDVVTADGVLRADTAFVTPHDPLRVVCTGDWVAVEPGGHPRYVRTYLPRRTAFVRSTSSKRSEGQILAANVDYVVVAVSLAVELELGRIERFLALAWESGAQPVVVLTKADLVPDPVTLGHLVQDVETTAPGVAVLPVSASKGEGLDVLAAVLSGGTTVLLGQSGAGKSTLANALIGEYVMDVQAARDVDGKGRHTTTTRNLLALPGGGVLIDTPGLRGVGLWDAESGVGQVFSEIEELAGGCRFHDCAHVAEPGCAVLTAVESGALPERRLDSYRKLLRENQRIVAKTDARLRAEIRRDWKRRGAEGKAAMEAKRGR
- a CDS encoding AlkA N-terminal domain-containing protein, with translation MDEETRYEAVRSRDARFDGEFFFAVETTGIYCRPSCPAVTPRRRNVRYYTTAAAAQGSGFRACRRCRPDAVPGSAEWNVRADVVGRAMRLIGDGVVDREGVGGLAARLGYSTRQVQRQLTAEVGAGPVALARAQRAHTARVLLQTTGLPVTEIAFAAGFASVRQFNDTIRAVYASTPSALRAAASRGAPGTRRADTPAAGIPLRLAHRGPYRSTAVFDLLARETVAGVEDMSGVRGRRTYRRTLRLPYGSGVVAVNERADRPASRPGGWLDTRLHLTDLRDLTTAVQRLRRLFDLDADPYAVDERLGADPLLAPSVAARPGLRSPGAVDPDELAVRALVGRAAAERLVRRYGKTLDAPHGTLTHVFPEPAVLAEAEPDGPLGTLTAALADGTLRLDAGADRDAAEAAMLALPGMDAHTVAVVRTRALGDPDVAPPGEDVPEAWRPWRSYGVRHLRAEQEDAAAARGEGRWEVSRPGPSCGCAADGRGSVPR
- a CDS encoding PPOX class F420-dependent oxidoreductase, yielding MTEFSEAERAYLKSQRLGRLATVDAHGQPQANPVGFFPRDDGTILIGGHAMGTTKKWRNLRKNPKVALVVDDVVSLRPWKVRGIDIRGEAELLTGPHDLGPHFSEELIRVHPRRIHSWGLVD
- a CDS encoding SGNH/GDSL hydrolase family protein; the protein is MHTSVGGEAVRVRLSNRLGTEPLLLGAVTVALQEPGEPAGPDAVPGSMRTVTFAGAGSVVVPPGTDLVGDPVRLRIPADANLLISVHTPADSGPATYHRSAHQTNFLAREGDRTTDERGTRYTVGLDNWFYVTGVDVLGAPAAGSVVTLGDSITDGTGSTPDTNHRWPDRLAARLRDLPPYRRLGVLNAGISGNRLLLAGSGPSALDRLDADVFSRTGVRAVIVMEGVNDIKGTPEQRDPRALEGAYRRIVTRAHALGLRVVGATITPYGGHPAWTEAREAVRQEVNAFLREGGLFDAVADFDAAVRDPADPYRIRPAYDPGDHLHFNDAGMRAMADTVDLGTLVPDRS
- a CDS encoding DUF456 domain-containing protein is translated as MGVWELLLVGVVIALGVCGVLVPGVPGSWLVWAAVLWWALSAPQVLAWGVLVGATLVLLLAQAIRWALPPRRLREGGATPRTGLYAGTGALLGFCLLPVIGAVPGFVGGIYLHERLGVGGHERACSTVRTLMRSGGWSVLTELFACLLIAGAWLGAVVWG